Within the Echinicola sp. 20G genome, the region TTATTTGCTGAAAGGTTTACAGACAGAACAATACTCGGCTGGGAAATTCCTACAGGTTATTTCCAATCAGCCAACTCGATGTTTATTATAATTTTCGCTCCTGTATTTGCTGCTTTATGGGTTTGGTTGGCGAAAAAACATTTGGAGCCTAGCTCACCGATGAAGTTTGCATTTGGGTTGATTCTTTTGGGCGTAGGTTTTTTGGTAATGTATTTTGCTGCAAAAATTGCAGCTTCAGGACAATTAGCTGCTCCAAGTTGGTTAATGTTTACTTATTTGTTCCACACTTTTGGTGAATTGAGCTTAAGCCCTGTTGGTCTAAGTTTGACCACAAAATTGGCTCCTAAGAAATTCCAAGGACAAATGATGGGAATGTGGTTTATCTCTGTGGCTTTGGGAAATCTGGTTGCGGGTATTATAGCTGGAGAGGCTAGTGGTGGAACTGAAGAAGCAATTTCCCAGATGCCAGACCAATATATGATGATTGTCATGACCGTGATGGGTGCTGGTGTTTTATTGCTATTGATCAGCAAACCACTGAGGAAATTGATGGGGAATGTGAGATAAAATAAAAGGGAACCAATCACGATTGGTTCCCTTTTATTTATGATATCATTAAGCTGGATTATTTGTCTTTTTTTCCTCCTTTGAAAAGAGTATTCCTAACATCCACAGAGGAAACACCTGCTCCAATTCCAATAAGTACACAAACAATCAATAAAAAGAGTTGGGCACCAGAGCCCAAAGGAGAACTGAATATTTCTAGCAACATGTTATTAATGTTTAAATGATGGTCTTAATTTTTGCGCAATTTAACACCTCAAAAACATAGTACAAAGTGATCAATAAAAAAACTGGCTTGTGTGGTTAACACAAGCCAGTTTAATGTTTTTTAGTCAATTTCGTCATCGAAGTCGTCAAAGTCTTCTTCGAATGCATCTTCTAGGTCATCCTGATCAAAGTCAATAAGACTTTCATCTACCAGGTCTTCGTCATCATCAATTTCGAAAACATCTTCTTCAAAGTCGGTAATGAATTCTTCGTCTTCCTCGAAGTCGTCAAATTCGTCATAATAGTTGTCTGATGCTCTTGCCATAATGTTATATTTTAAAATGAATTTAGGCAGGATTGTTTGTGCTATTTACAATAAAAAATTATTCGATACAATAGGTGTTTTTCAAAAATGCTGGAAGTCAATTGAATATTTTATTTAGGTATTTCGATACCAAAGGTTTGCTTAAAAACCTCTTGACTTGATTATAAGAATGGGCCCTGTTGATATCCCTTTGGTCTATGGAACTAGATAGAATGTAAATTTCAGTCTTTTGTTGATCGCAGCTATATCTTTCCAGAAAATCCCAGCCGCTCATTTCTGGCATGTTCAGATCCAAAAACAAATAGTTGGGATTAATAGCATTGATTTTACCCAACGCTTCAGCCGCTCCACCAAATTTAAAAATTTGACAGGGCATTTTTATATGTCGGGCGATAAGACTTTCAGTAACAAAAATGCTGATAGGGTCATCATCTATTAAGACTACTTTTACCATAATATGCAAAATTTACGATCTGAAAGAGTTAAAACTATATGTAAAAGTATGTGTTTATTAGTTAAAAACCACCTTGTTATGGCAAGTTTATTTGCTCTTACCTTTAAATTTTTTGTGAATTAAATATTAATTGAATTTGAAGAAATGCAAATGATATTAATTGCTTTTGGTTCTTGTGCAATACACTTACATAATTAGATCATTCATTTTTGAATATTAAAAAATGCTTTTTAAAATAATTAATATGTATTTTGTTTGCATTGTAGTTGTGAATCATTTAAATTAGCATAAAAGTTATAAGATACTGTCAGTCAGTAGGTTGTGATATAGATAAACTGCAAAATAACCGTAATGAACGTAATAGAAACGTGTATGAATGAATTTATACGGTAATGAAAGCCTAGTTAAAGCTAAATAGCCATACTCAGCAGTAGTTTAAACTGTCTTTTATTTTCAATGATTAAAACTGAATTTGTTTAAAGGATTAATAAATTTTTACAGACATTATTATGAATAGTTCTAATAAAATTGTCGCGGGTTTTTTCTTGATTTGGGATGTCCTAACCATAGGATTAACATTTCTAGTCTCCATTTATTTGTATAAAGAAAATGGATTCCAAACCCTTGATTGGATTATGTTTTTTGCTTTAACTTCATTATGGTTTGTTATCGTAATGTGGAGAAGATTGTACTACTTTGATTTTAATAGTGATTTTAGTAGTCGGATAATGAATTACTTAAAATCAAGTGCGATTTTGGTTATAATGTTAGGTATAATATACCTAGTGTTCACCTTTCCTCCGACTTTTAGAAAAGTTGTACTGTCTTTTTCTATAGGCTTTCCTTTAATTGGTATTGTAACTAACTTCTTTATCCTAAGTGTTATCAATAGGTTGAAAAATAATGGAGGGGCCGGTAAGAATGTTTTAGTAACAGGAGTAGGGGATATGGTTGGGAAAGTGAACTCCTATTATAATGAGAACCCAGGAAAAGGATACAATATTAAGGGGTTAGTGAAATATGATACTCTTGTAGAAGCTGAGGCAGCTGATATTAGTGTGCCTTATGTGAGCGATGTTAATAGAATGGGGGATTATATCAAGGACAATCAGGTAGATGAGATTATTGTTGCATTGCCTGTTCAGTGTTCTGAGGAAATTAAGAAAATTCTAAATACAGCTGACTATCACGGAACAAGGGTCAAGTTTGTGCCTGATTATCAAGATTTATTGGGGTCTGGTTACAAAGTAACCAAGCGGGGAAGTCTAGATATGGTAAACGTCAGACAAATGCCTTTAGATGATAAGTTGTCATTTTTCGTCAAGGAGTGTTTTGATTGGTGTTTCTCTAGCTTAGTCTTATTGTTTTTATCTCCGATATTCTTGGTGATTGCCATATTGATAAAATTGGATTCCCCAGGATCCGTATTTTTCTGTCCAACCAGAATAGGTAAGGGAGGAAAACCGTTTAGAGTGTTCAAATTTAGAACCATGAGTGTCAATGATACTTCAGGGACCGCTTCTACGGTAAAAGATGATCCAAGGATTACTAGAATAGGTAGGATTTTGAGAAAGTATAGTATTGATGAATTACCACAATTTGCCAATGTATTTATGGGAGATATGAGTGTGGTTGGGCCGAGACCTCACAGAACTTTTCTAAATCAAGAATTTCAAGAGAGCGTTGATAAAGCAATGGTAAGACATTATTTTAAACCAGGTGTGACTGGTTGGGCTCAGGTAAATGGCTGGAGAGGCCCCACAGAAACTGATGAGCAGAAGCAGCAAAGGATTGCTCATGATCTATGGTACCTAGAGAACTGGTCAATGAAATTAGATATTAAAATAATCTATTTAACTGTTTTTGGTAAGAAAACGCATGGGAGCGCTTTTTGATAGGATTTAATGGCAGGTTCAAACGGAGCAGTATTTGTTAACCTTGATAAGTACAATGAACTATTAGTTGATTTTATTTAATAGTCTATATTATCGATTTAGCTTGGATTTTATTCAATTTATTTACAATGCCATACCATTTGTATATAGTCTTGCTTTCATTAAGGCAAGACTATTCTTTGTTAAAAGAAAATAATTAAGTGTGGAGTAAACACTCAAAGTGTGGATTTTATTCTACAATATTTTCTACTTATTCGAATTAGTTATTTAATAATTGATAATTTTCTTGCAAGTAAATTTTAATTATTTGAACAACTTTATTTGTTTTTTATATTTTTAGTAAATTACATTATATTTAAAATGTTAATTTTTCAATAATAGATGTAAATATTATGGTTGAATAAGTGTGATTTATAATAATTTACCTAAACAATTTTTTGAATAAAATGTTTCATTTTTTATTTACGTTTTTATATTGTTTATACACATTTTGAAGTTGTTTGTTTATGATTTTAAAAATGTGATGAAATTCAAACATTTCCGTGGTATGGTAATTGGCAATTAGCGAGTAAGGAAAGCTTAATTACCCAGTGAAGCTTCCTATTTATTAACTCACAACCATACAAAATTATGTTTGAAAAAATTAGAGAAGGGCCTGTGTAAGCTCACCTAGAAAAAACTACACTTGAAAATTGAAATCACCTAACCAAAAATTTATTTAATGAAATCTACTAAGTTTAACTACAAAGGGCTAGCGCTAGGCTTATCTGCTGCCCTATTCATCACTTCATGCCAGATTGATGAATCACAGCAAATGGAAATTCAAGAAGAAACCGACGTACTTAATGCGACTGTTTCTTTAGATAATTTCTTCTTTTATGATGATTTAGAAGGAAGTAATCCTTTGAAGGGAGTCCATGTTCAAAATAGCACTAGCTATGGAATGAATATAGTCAGTAACAATGTATTTAAGGGAAGTAAAGCCATACGTATGGAGCTTCGTGATACTGATGAATTGACAGCTAATGGTACAAGAACGGAGTTACTATTTGGAAAAGTGGATGCTGCAAAGGAAAAATGGTATAGTTTTGCCGCATACTTTCCTTCTGATGGATATAAAATGGATAGATCAAATGAGATCATTACTCAATGGCACCAAGGAGGGAAAAGTCCTGCTTTGTCTTTGAGAGTTCAAGACGATAAGTTTTGCATTAGGACTCTCCATGAAAACCCTGATATAAAATGGAAATATACTTATTTTGGAAATTTTGTGAAGGACAAATGGACTGAGCTGGTATTTCATGTTGTCCATTCAGGAGGATCCGATGGACTTGTAGAAATATGGCAAAATGGAACAAAAGTATTAACTCACAAAGGGAAGAATACTTGGGACGACGCTGATTTACCAAATTGGAAAATAGGTATCTATAAAGCAATATGGAATAAATCAACTACAGATACAGATAGAAGGGTTGTTTATTATGATAACATCAAGATTGGTAATAAAAACATCTCTTTCGAAGAAATGATTTCTGATGTTACATTTGATTTACTTCCATCATTGGATCTTAATATAGAAAAGGAAACATCTATTTCAGTTGTAGATGCAACTACTGAGACAATATACGATGAGGAAATGCATCCAGGAGAAATATACTGGTTTAGCAGAATTGGAACAGAGAAGCTTAATTTTGTGGCAAATGTAGATGATCTTGTAAAGAGAGTTAAGTTTAAAGTTTTTAAAGAACAATCTAATGGATCGTATGCTGAAATAAGAAGTTCTGAGGACAAGCGAGCACCATTTTGTCTATTTGGAGATAATGGTAAAGGGAATTATTATTATGGTGATCCTTTGAATAAAGGAAAGTATAAAATTTATGTTTATACCTACGCAGATGAAGAAGGAAAAGTAGCTATTGGAGAAACTTTCTCAAGTTCTTTTAAACTATATTAAATTAAAAAAGGCTCCTTAGGGAGCCTTTTTTGTTCTATTTTTTTATATACTTATTTATTTATTGCAATGACCTTTGCAGGCACTCCGGCCACGGTCGCATTATCAGGAATGTCTTTAGTTACAATGCTCCCTGCTGCAATGGTTACGTTGTTACCAATGGTTAATGGACCCAATATCGTTGACCCTGTCCCTATATAACAATTGTTTCCAATAAGAACGTCTGAGTTTTCCATTCCAGGCTTTTTCTTTCCAATTAAAACACGAGGTAGTATGGTGCAATTTTTCCCTATTTGAGCGAAGACAGCGATTCTTATAAAACCCGGATGTACAATATGTAGTCCTTCATCTATGGTATTAGGGTGTATATAAAAGCTGTATTTTTGCTTTAGCCTTCTATGGTTCCATAGATAAAATAAATATTGAAATTGATTAGTAAGGGAACTTCGCTTGTCACTAAAATACTCCAGGTACCTTAGGTTTCTGATAAAATTATATATTCTAAAAGAATCAGCGAATGTTAATCTTTGTAAAAGCAAATTGTTAACATGGTTTAACTCTCTTTCCAACTTAAGTATTCTCTTAAGTTCTTTTTTATTTTCAATCATGAGAACTTTCGAATAAAAGGATATAAAAATCTAGCTGACTTTTCTTTGATTGATCATTTTTTTAGATGAAGAGATTTGTTTCATTACCAGAACAGCATAAAGGGGGGCTTCAGAAAAGTATCTTTTGCCCAATCTGACAGGTTGATAGCATAACCTGAAAAGCCAACCTAATCCAGCTTTTTTCATCCACTCAGGCGCCATTTTTTGCACGCCCGCAGCATAGTCAATTGATGATCCCAAACCCAAACTTACCGGTATATCATATTTTTGATAGTAACGACTGATAAATTTTTCCTGCTTGGGTGCCCCTAATCCTACAACTAGAATATCAGATTGACTATCCTTTAAAAGTTTGACAATTTTATTTACCTCAGATTTATCGTTTTCAAAACCAAATGGTGGACTATAAGTGCCATTTATCGTTAAACCAGGGTAAAGTGACTCCAAATTATTCTTAGCCATCTTTCCAACACCAGGAGCTGCCCCCAATAAGAATATTTTAAGCTTCTTTTTTGCTGAAACTTCACACAGCTTAAAAAAAAGAGAAGAACCGCTAACCTTTTCAGTTAAGGGTTGCTTGAGCAGCATGGATGTCCAAATAAGCGGCTTTCCATCTGGTATAAGTAAACTGGATGTATTGAGAATGTCTTTATAAGAATCATCCTTATGGGCAGTAACCAATAGGTTCATATTTGGTGTGAATATGGCAGTTCTTTTTTTAAGCTTTACCGCATCCACGATATATTCAATCGTATCATTAAAAGAAATGTTGGAAACCTTAACGCCAAGAATATCAACCTTATTAAACCTCTTCATAGCTTACCTCTTTAATTGTTGTTTTAAGCAATTTGTCCCATGATTGGGTAGCATAATCTTGAGAATGATATCTAACGATAAGATCTCTTGCTGATTCAGAAAGTGCTTGATATTCAGAACTGCTCAATTGCATTGCTTTTTTTATAGCTTTACTTATGTTGAGCGAATTTGGATCGTTAATAAGGAAACCTGTTGTTTCGTTTACTACATCTGAAATATCAGCAACATCTGTACTAATTGCAGGCAAACCACATGCCATAGATTCCATCATGGCACAAGGAATGCCCTCAACTTTTGAGGTTATTATAAAAAATCTGGATTTATTGATGAATTCAATTACTTTATTGCTGTGGCCAGCGAAAATGACTTGATCAACTAAGTTTAACTCTTTAACCAAAGACTTTAGTTTCTTTTCCATAGGTCCTTTTCCTACAATAGTGAACTTTGGAAACAAATTGTCTTTTTTAAGCAACGCTAACGCTTCAATGATCAGGTTGATATTTTTTCTTTCCTCTAAAACACCTATGTAGAGAAGATCGTATTCCTTTGTACTATCTTTTGAAGGGAAAAAATCATGGTTAGTATCAATGGTACTGTGCAGTATGGAAATCTTATCTGAAGGAACACCTGTACTTTCCCAATACTTTTTTGTAATAGATCCAGGGACATTTAAGTGTTTTGCTTCAGTGACAGCTTTGGAAATAATATGGCCAAAGGGCCAAACTTTCATGTAATCTTGTGTCAGGTTGTCAATTTCACAGAAAATGAAGGGGGTAGAGGTTAATTTTGAAATAATATAAGAGAAAAAACCGTGTGGTTTGAAGTTATAGCTGACTATTAGATCAGGTTTTATTTTTCTTATTTTAGACAGCATAAAAAATGGCGATAATAAAAGGTAAAAAGGTTTGAACCTTAGTAGAGCTGGTAAAATGATATATTTTAGCTTGTTAATGTCTGGGCCTTGCTCTTTCCTGATCAAGATAATTTCTTCAACAAAATCTACTTTTGTCAATGGCTTTAGTTTATAAATTACCTGACTTGGCTTTAGCCCTGCTATAATTACAATCTTCATTATTAAAAATTTTTGTGGAGTGACTTAAAGTTATTCGGTTACTTTATGGGCTGCGTAAAGTGTTATACAAATATATAAAAATGCTTTTTGTATCAAAATAAATTATGTTTAATATTTGCTATTTTATTTCGATAGCACTGATGAATAAATGTTTTTTAGCCTTAGCGCTACACTATTAAGGTCCAAACCTAATTCAAGTAGCCTACTTCTACCATCACATTCATTGGTGTTGATTAGACCTAAAATTTTATTTTTTAAATCGACAGGATCAAAGTCAGTCAAGACATAACCTTTTGTGTTTCCTATTAAAGAAGCTACATCACCTACATCCGTAAAAACTCCTTTACAATTACAGGCCATAGCCTCTTTCACTACATTTGGAGAGCCTTCTTGGAGAGAACACATTACTAATAGGTCAGCTGAATTCAGGTATGCAATGATCTTACTATGTTCTATAGGGTAAGGGGTTAATATTTCAATATTGTGATCTCTAAGGCTTTTTTTGATTTTATTAAGCAATTGAAAATTCTTTCTTGGATCATTAATGTTTCCTAGAAAAAGAACATATTTCTTATCCGGCTTGAGATTAAGGGATTCCATGCAGGATTTTTCAGTTGGATAAAATATGTCTAGGTTAACCCCGTTAGGCAAAATATTTGATTTATTTTTTTGCCAAACAACTTTTTCAATATTAGGCGATTTTGAGATTATTTTTTTTACAAAAGGCTGAATAATTAGGGAAGACACAGTAAGAATATTTAGGCTTGGTTTTGCTTGAGAAAGCTTTTCAACCCTGCCATATGCATCCGTTCCCATTAGTGAGAGCACGATTGGAATTTTAGGTCTACTTAGAACTGCCACCCAGGCAGAAAAGGTAAAATGGGCGTGTATAAGGTCAAAATTGGATTTTTTTAGAATTTTCCTTAACCTTCCTATGTTGGATATGTACCCTTTAAAACCTTTTCCTATGATTCTAAAGTAAGTAACATTGATGTTAAGCTTCGATAAAGAATCTCCTTGAACTTTAATAAAAGGAGCTACATCAAAGCCCTTAATATTTCCTGAGGATACAAAAAGGACATTATATTTTTTTTGTTTGTCACTGATCAAGTCTTTTTCTAAAGACATAGAACCCTTTTGTGATTTAATTGCAGTAATTTGCATTTTTTGTTGACAGTTTGTGGTGTAGGACAGATAGATAAACTTCACTCGGATTGGAGGATTGATTAGTAGAGTAGAGGTTAAAGTCTTTGTCTTTCTATTCCTGAGTCTTAAATACGCTTATGGTATTTGAATTAAAGGGATTTACTATAAATTGATTTTAAGCGATTGGCAATACTTTTTGTGTCTAGACCTAATGAAATAATGCGGTTTCTACCTTCAATTTCACTCGTTCTATCAACGGATAGTATTTTGTCCACTAAGTTGTCTTTATTAAACTTAGTAATAGCATAACCTTTAGTGCCTTTAATAATACTTTTCACATCGCCCACATCTGTAAATACTCCCTTACAATTAGATGCCATTGATTCTTTCACTACATTTGGAGATCCTTCTTGTAATGAGCACATTACTAAAATGTCAACTGATGATAAGTATTTTATGATTTTATCATGATTGACAGGGTAAGGGGCAATTATTTCATAGCCAAGATGATTAAGGTCATCTTCAGCATCCTTGAGTAGCTGAAAGTTCTTGTTATAATTATTAGTATTACCCAAGAACAAAATGTATTTAGATGTTTTTGACAGACCGAGCTCGTTCCGGTAACATGTTCGTTTACCATCAAATTTTTCAATATCAACTCCATTTGGTAATATATATGATTTCTTTCTCATCCAAACATGTTCTTCGATATTGGAGGATTTTGAAATAATACTTCTTACAAAAGGTTGAATTAAATATGTTAAAAAAGTAAGGTATTTATTGACAAATGGGATTTTTGATGAGTTTTTTACTCTACCTAGTGCATCAGTTCCCATTAAGGATAAAACAATTGGAACCCTAGTGAATGTTAAAACAGCAACCCAGGCAGAAAGAGTGAAATGAGCATGAATTAGGTCAAAATTATTTTTTTTGATAAAATTTCTTAGGTTTTTAATGTTTTTGAGATACCCAAAAAAACCTTTTCCTTTTATTTTAAAATAAGTAACCTCAGTTCCAATTTCAGTAAGAGAGTCCCCTTGAACTTTGATGAAAGGAGCTAAATCAAAATTTTTCTGATTTCCGGAAGAAACGAAAAGTACTTTTTTTATTTTCTCCCCAAAGTTGGTAAAGTGGACGTTTCTACTTTCTTCAATGGAGTATAAATCATCATGATTTTCTTCTTCTATTAGGTCATCAAAATAAGTGTTCTTTTTAACGATTGGGTTCATTTTTTTAGTATACATATTAAATAATGAAAAAACGATTTAGATCGATTTCACATCTAAATCAGATAAATATACGATTTTTAATCCAGTCTGGATTGTGTATGTTTCTGAAAATAAATGTTTTAAGTTAGTTTACTTTTGTGTTTGAATGCCATATACCGACCATTCGGCAAATATTTTCTGCTTTAGATCCTCCTTCCAAAAAACCTATTCTAGGCAGACAATAATTGTCGTGTAACATATCTTTGGTTAATACTTTAGGTATAGTTGAAAATGCCAACTCAAAATTATTCTTTTTAAGTAACGCTATTTCTCGAGAACCATAATCTCCATTAGGGTACGCGAAGGTCGAAATGGGCTTCTCAGTCCAGAGTTCAACTTTTTCTTTGCTGTGCGTTATTTCAAACTTTAACTCACTTTCTGAGCATCTAATTAAAATAGGATGGCTATGAGAGTGGGCTCCGACTGATACAAAATCAGACAAGATGTTCTTTATCTCTTGTACTGTCATTGCTTCCCTAGGTGCCTTAATTTTATCTTGAATGCTGGCCATAAATTTTAATCTTTCTACATTGGGCAGTAATTTTAATTCATCTTTATTCGGTAAGTTTAATTTGTATTTGTTTGCTTTTTTGGCAGTAGAAAACCAAAAATTCCCCTGTTCTATAGCCTCAGTTGCTAAAAAAATTTGAATAGGGACTTTCTCACGGTCTGCAACTTTTGCCATGTTCTCTATATTGGAGGCCCATCCATCATCCACAGTAATTAGTGCAGCACCTTTTGGAAATGGCATTGCTCCTTTAATGATAGCTTTTATATCTTCAACACTTATAAAATAAAATCCATTCTTTTTTAACCATTTTATAGCAAATTCAAACTCTTCTTTTGAAGGTTTATGGAAATATATAGACAGAATTTTTTCCTCTGTTAGCGCAGACTGTTTTGCCTTCCTAACTTTTCCTGAAAGAATAAATGTTTGCGCTACACAATAGGCAAGAAAATTTCTTACTTTTTTTTTCATCCGTTTATAGCTTAATAATTAAAAAAATGTGATTCATAAGACTGAAGTTCCTTCCAAAGTTTCTTTAAAAACACATCATTAGATTTTATTTGTAATTCTAGTAGATCTATCTGACTATCTTGAATTATTTCATTTGCAATGCAACTGATAAAATCAATAATAGAAAGTTTGGTTTCAT harbors:
- a CDS encoding glycosyltransferase family 4 protein; translation: MQITAIKSQKGSMSLEKDLISDKQKKYNVLFVSSGNIKGFDVAPFIKVQGDSLSKLNINVTYFRIIGKGFKGYISNIGRLRKILKKSNFDLIHAHFTFSAWVAVLSRPKIPIVLSLMGTDAYGRVEKLSQAKPSLNILTVSSLIIQPFVKKIISKSPNIEKVVWQKNKSNILPNGVNLDIFYPTEKSCMESLNLKPDKKYVLFLGNINDPRKNFQLLNKIKKSLRDHNIEILTPYPIEHSKIIAYLNSADLLVMCSLQEGSPNVVKEAMACNCKGVFTDVGDVASLIGNTKGYVLTDFDPVDLKNKILGLINTNECDGRSRLLELGLDLNSVALRLKNIYSSVLSK
- a CDS encoding serine O-acetyltransferase: MIENKKELKRILKLERELNHVNNLLLQRLTFADSFRIYNFIRNLRYLEYFSDKRSSLTNQFQYLFYLWNHRRLKQKYSFYIHPNTIDEGLHIVHPGFIRIAVFAQIGKNCTILPRVLIGKKKPGMENSDVLIGNNCYIGTGSTILGPLTIGNNVTIAAGSIVTKDIPDNATVAGVPAKVIAINK
- a CDS encoding WecB/TagA/CpsF family glycosyltransferase; translation: MKRFNKVDILGVKVSNISFNDTIEYIVDAVKLKKRTAIFTPNMNLLVTAHKDDSYKDILNTSSLLIPDGKPLIWTSMLLKQPLTEKVSGSSLFFKLCEVSAKKKLKIFLLGAAPGVGKMAKNNLESLYPGLTINGTYSPPFGFENDKSEVNKIVKLLKDSQSDILVVGLGAPKQEKFISRYYQKYDIPVSLGLGSSIDYAAGVQKMAPEWMKKAGLGWLFRLCYQPVRLGKRYFSEAPLYAVLVMKQISSSKKMINQRKVS
- a CDS encoding glycosyltransferase translates to MKIVIIAGLKPSQVIYKLKPLTKVDFVEEIILIRKEQGPDINKLKYIILPALLRFKPFYLLLSPFFMLSKIRKIKPDLIVSYNFKPHGFFSYIISKLTSTPFIFCEIDNLTQDYMKVWPFGHIISKAVTEAKHLNVPGSITKKYWESTGVPSDKISILHSTIDTNHDFFPSKDSTKEYDLLYIGVLEERKNINLIIEALALLKKDNLFPKFTIVGKGPMEKKLKSLVKELNLVDQVIFAGHSNKVIEFINKSRFFIITSKVEGIPCAMMESMACGLPAISTDVADISDVVNETTGFLINDPNSLNISKAIKKAMQLSSSEYQALSESARDLIVRYHSQDYATQSWDKLLKTTIKEVSYEEV
- a CDS encoding undecaprenyl-phosphate glucose phosphotransferase, encoding MNSSNKIVAGFFLIWDVLTIGLTFLVSIYLYKENGFQTLDWIMFFALTSLWFVIVMWRRLYYFDFNSDFSSRIMNYLKSSAILVIMLGIIYLVFTFPPTFRKVVLSFSIGFPLIGIVTNFFILSVINRLKNNGGAGKNVLVTGVGDMVGKVNSYYNENPGKGYNIKGLVKYDTLVEAEAADISVPYVSDVNRMGDYIKDNQVDEIIVALPVQCSEEIKKILNTADYHGTRVKFVPDYQDLLGSGYKVTKRGSLDMVNVRQMPLDDKLSFFVKECFDWCFSSLVLLFLSPIFLVIAILIKLDSPGSVFFCPTRIGKGGKPFRVFKFRTMSVNDTSGTASTVKDDPRITRIGRILRKYSIDELPQFANVFMGDMSVVGPRPHRTFLNQEFQESVDKAMVRHYFKPGVTGWAQVNGWRGPTETDEQKQQRIAHDLWYLENWSMKLDIKIIYLTVFGKKTHGSAF
- a CDS encoding polysaccharide deacetylase family protein is translated as MKKKVRNFLAYCVAQTFILSGKVRKAKQSALTEEKILSIYFHKPSKEEFEFAIKWLKKNGFYFISVEDIKAIIKGAMPFPKGAALITVDDGWASNIENMAKVADREKVPIQIFLATEAIEQGNFWFSTAKKANKYKLNLPNKDELKLLPNVERLKFMASIQDKIKAPREAMTVQEIKNILSDFVSVGAHSHSHPILIRCSESELKFEITHSKEKVELWTEKPISTFAYPNGDYGSREIALLKKNNFELAFSTIPKVLTKDMLHDNYCLPRIGFLEGGSKAENICRMVGIWHSNTKVN
- a CDS encoding glycosyltransferase family 4 protein, which produces MNPIVKKNTYFDDLIEEENHDDLYSIEESRNVHFTNFGEKIKKVLFVSSGNQKNFDLAPFIKVQGDSLTEIGTEVTYFKIKGKGFFGYLKNIKNLRNFIKKNNFDLIHAHFTLSAWVAVLTFTRVPIVLSLMGTDALGRVKNSSKIPFVNKYLTFLTYLIQPFVRSIISKSSNIEEHVWMRKKSYILPNGVDIEKFDGKRTCYRNELGLSKTSKYILFLGNTNNYNKNFQLLKDAEDDLNHLGYEIIAPYPVNHDKIIKYLSSVDILVMCSLQEGSPNVVKESMASNCKGVFTDVGDVKSIIKGTKGYAITKFNKDNLVDKILSVDRTSEIEGRNRIISLGLDTKSIANRLKSIYSKSL
- a CDS encoding polysaccharide lyase produces the protein MKSTKFNYKGLALGLSAALFITSCQIDESQQMEIQEETDVLNATVSLDNFFFYDDLEGSNPLKGVHVQNSTSYGMNIVSNNVFKGSKAIRMELRDTDELTANGTRTELLFGKVDAAKEKWYSFAAYFPSDGYKMDRSNEIITQWHQGGKSPALSLRVQDDKFCIRTLHENPDIKWKYTYFGNFVKDKWTELVFHVVHSGGSDGLVEIWQNGTKVLTHKGKNTWDDADLPNWKIGIYKAIWNKSTTDTDRRVVYYDNIKIGNKNISFEEMISDVTFDLLPSLDLNIEKETSISVVDATTETIYDEEMHPGEIYWFSRIGTEKLNFVANVDDLVKRVKFKVFKEQSNGSYAEIRSSEDKRAPFCLFGDNGKGNYYYGDPLNKGKYKIYVYTYADEEGKVAIGETFSSSFKLY
- a CDS encoding response regulator, whose product is MVKVVLIDDDPISIFVTESLIARHIKMPCQIFKFGGAAEALGKINAINPNYLFLDLNMPEMSGWDFLERYSCDQQKTEIYILSSSIDQRDINRAHSYNQVKRFLSKPLVSKYLNKIFN